Below is a window of Veillonella rodentium DNA.
AGCATTTGGATTTTAGGTATAATAAGTATATAAATACTATATACCGTATAAGGAGGCATCATGGCGTTTGTGAGATATTATGTGGGCGATGTGGTACAGATGAAAAAGTCGCATCCCTGCGGTAGCGATCAATGGGAAATCAGGCGAATTGGCACGGATTTTCTCATTGTATGCAACGGTTGCGGACATCAACTGCTGATGCCGCGTCCG
It encodes the following:
- a CDS encoding DUF951 domain-containing protein, translating into MAFVRYYVGDVVQMKKSHPCGSDQWEIRRIGTDFLIVCNGCGHQLLMPRPKFEKAVKKIVSRLPEIE